A single window of Pieris rapae chromosome 4, ilPieRapa1.1, whole genome shotgun sequence DNA harbors:
- the LOC110994570 gene encoding odorant-binding protein 59a codes for MIPKFSILIICSFLSEIYSLNCRTEGSLKSDELKKIYNNCLKQQEEKNYNGFKNSSEDWEDHGSDRSEKERNKNKRTREENKNREPVKNWMDDRSDRSVYERDDNRQNYHDQGMDGKNQYNYGKSHNQNDRKMDNNHRREGDYRTNVNNYQQNDHNSQDLYQNDEYGSERNMYSYPSHRYKRDRSEKNSGQRSQYNPNTPRSDDNHRERNSSDSKDGGNACAMHCFLDNLQMTGENGMPDRYLVTNAMTKNLRSEDLRDFLQESIEECFQILDNENTEDKCEFSKNLLVCLSEKGRATCDDWKDDIQFN; via the exons ATGATCCCAAAATtctctatattaataatatgttccTTTCTGTCCGAAATCTAT AGTCTAAACTGCCGGACAGAAGGTAGTCTGAAAAGCGATGAGttgaagaaaatttataataactgcTTGAAGCAACAAGAGGAGAAGAATTATAACGGTTTCAAAAATTCATCTGAAGACTGGGAAGATCATGGTTCAGATAGATCTGAAAAAGAAAGGAACAAAAATAAGAGGACTagagaagaaaataaaaacagagaACCAGTTAAGAACTGGATGGATGATAGATCAGACAGATCGGTATACGAAAGAGACGACAATAGACAAAATTATCACGACCAGGGTATGGATGgaaaaaatcaatacaattaCGGAAAATCTCATAACCAAAATGACAGAAAAATGGATAACAATCATAGAAGGGAAGGGGATTACAGAACTAATGTTAACAATTATCAGCAAAACGATCATAATAGCCAGGACCTTTATCAAAATGATGAATATGGAAGT GAACGCAATATGTACTCGTATCCTAGTCACCGTTATAAACGAGATCGATCCGAAAAAAACTCTGGTCAGCGGAGCCAGTACAATCCAAATACTCCAAGATCGGACGACAACCATCGCGAAAGGAACTCGAGTGATTCCAAAGATGGCGGAAATGCGTGTGCTATGCACTGTTTTCTGGATAACTTACAAATG ACAGGAGAAAATGGAATGCCGGATCGTTACCTAGTAACCAATGCGATGACCAAAAATTTGAGAAGTGAAGATTTGAGGGATTTTCTACAGGAGTCCATCGAAGAGTGTTTTCAAATTCTCGATAATg AGAATACCGAAGACAAATGTGAGttttctaaaaatttattagtcTGCCTATCAGAGAAGGGACGAGCTACTTGTGATGATTGGAAAGACGATATACAgttcaattaa
- the LOC110994571 gene encoding uncharacterized protein LOC110994571, with translation MGDHDDFEDSQFPDNDEFVPYVTAGNLAQRNGAKVTLWGKVTKVSASEGFHVKTVDDQEVLIRLQKPQNEPLEGWYEIHGVSQGKSILCDDYVPFSEEMTKNIDTESQKALAKLLAALDDPWNLGDDGSSGLQGVTAME, from the coding sequence atggGAGATCATGATGACTTTGAAGATAGCCAATTCCCTGATAACGACGAGTTTGTACCGTACGTAACTGCCGGCAACCTAGCACAAAGAAATGGAGCAAAAGTTACCCTCTGGGGTAAAGTTACTAAAGTATCTGCCAGTGAAGGTTTTCATGTAAAAACTGTTGACGACCAAGAAGTTCTAATAAGATTACAAAAGCCCCAAAACGAACCACTCGAAGGATGGTACGAAATTCACGGTGTGTCGCAAGGAAAAAGTATACTATGTGATGATTACGTGCCTTTTTCGGAGGAAATGACTAAGAATATTGATACTGAAAGTCAAAAAGCTCTAGCAAAGTTACTTGCTGCTCTTGATGATCCTTGGAATCTTGGCGATGACGGTTCTAGTGGACTACAAGGTGTTACGGCGATGGAGTAG
- the LOC110994569 gene encoding dynein regulatory complex subunit 2 isoform X1 — protein sequence MPKKSKVNKLARMSDEERARYLQHRADVEEEARRRKHELIARFIKNKLDKEESFSKINTAKINQEWRYILRRIKCRQMETDIQGMAASFNFLMERKNRLIESLTRAIEDSDEQHRRAFQAHTENLSYFLKIGTQRLDNLQAAYEHQKNDFLELWDKEEMEITDNDDKAEFKLMLINFIQERDFKSYKNEKDIERATLMNNARLEHEEEMRNLCRPMQLEIDFYWSKLRDVYNGYLEQHNPIMSHYLSLQEKDDFYQRDIFRNEIQIQQATELLLSLQKEYSRTTNSLSYKLNRLNKHKEDLAKKYWQIKKDNKTNRRRESDMLAVLVDSSSDAKTYLEKMLQKIQKVNVMAKICSKYEYSADTFLEGIESDGISEDYENLDTAMIEEYKEFRKMDKFLLKVNRAKVQTMCLRSEKSKLAKENIQLKQYIKKYLTDLALKDGKERPVTSRHPDKETTYGKALYRPVTCIEGALSNAVLHEQRIKLEKQRLKEIGGVKSYPRVNCW from the exons ATGCCGAAAAAAAGTAAAGTCAATAAGTTAGCGCGTATGTCTGACGAAGAACGGGCGAGGTATCTGCAGCACAGAGCTGACGTAGAAGAAGAAGCGAGGAGGAGAAAACATGAGTTGATTGCCCGGTTTATTAAA aataaattagACAAAGAAGAATCATTcagcaaaataaatacagctaAGATAAACCAAGAATGGCGCTACATACTGCGAAGAATAAAATGTCGGCAAATGGAAACAGATATTCAG GGGATGGCCGCCAGTTTCAATTTCCTCATGGAAAGAAAGAACCGACTCATCGAATCACTGACAAGGGCGATCGAAGATTCCGATGAACAGCACAGGCGAGCTTTTCAGGCACACACGGAAAATTTGAGCTATTTTCTAA AAATAGGCACGCAGAGATTAGACAATTTACAAGCTGCCTATGAGCACCAGAAAAACGATTTCTTAGAATTGTGGGATAAGGAAGAGATGGAAATCACAGACAACGACGACAAAGCAGAATTTAAGCTTatgttaataaactttatacaaGAGAGAGactttaaatcttataaaaatgaGAAAGACATTGAAAGAGCGACCTTAATGAACAACGCTCGGTTGGAG CATGAAGAAGAAATGCGAAATTTATGCCGACCAATGCAACTAGAAATAGACTTTTATTGGAGCAAATTACGTGACGTTTACAATGGTTACTTGGAACAACACAATCCAATTATGAGTCACTATCTATCTCTTCAGGAGAAAGACGATTTCTATCAAAGGGATATATTCAGAAATGAGATTCAAATACAACAGGCGACG GAATTACTTCTCTCTTTGCAAAAGGAATACTCTAGAACGACAAATTCTCTGAGCTACAAGTTGAATCGCCTTAACAAACATAAAGAGGATTTGGCTAAGAAATACTGGCAGattaaaaaagataacaaGACGAATAGACGTCGGGAGAGTGATATGCTAGCAGTTTTGGTGGATTCTAGCTCTGATGCTAAAACG tatctAGAGAAGATGCTTCAAAAGATACAAAAAGTAAATGTAATGGCAAAAATATGcagtaaatatgaatatagtGCTGATACTTTCCTAGAAGGGATTGAGAGTGATGGAATTTCAGAAGATTATGAGAACCTTGACACTGCTATGAta GAAGAATACAAGGAATTTAGAAAAATGGacaagtttttactaaaagttAATAGAGCCAAGGTCCAAACAATGTGCCTTAGAAGTGAAAAGTCTAAACTTGCTAAGGAAAATATACAACTGAAACAGTATATCAAGAAATACCTCACTGATTTGGCTTTAAAGGATGGCAAGGAAAGGCCAGTAACTTCAAGACATCCTGATAAAGAAACTACTTATGGGAAAGCATT ataTCGCCCCGTGACATGCATAGAAGGAGCTCTGTCAAATGCTGTATTACATGAACAGAGGATAAAACTGGAGAAGCAACGTCTCAAAGAAATAGGTGGAGTTAAGTCATACCCTCGAGTCAATTGTTGGTAG
- the LOC110994562 gene encoding dynein regulatory complex protein 10-like, translating into METQSSGTLQSPSTYSESSKTGSSRSLGSAKDEPDFTKDNSASPIDLECHIQAERITKILNETIYKTKMALCLPHLVQEYKTLSSILSNQHMEDLVFIFEQYDNPLFSTSLLNLDALEDIKAGDVSLKNRLNPELGHLVYILNSYPHLKPKVEEMITEMKEEYAAYDESRRRFPGLEYLLTLEHFRDLMIKQMDTTAAEELAAKLNTRKLEGSNERLIEKIKEYTRDLKEENERFEETMRMKTDLIARLEQELAILNRDAEVKLKKKILDSDRQMVLATRAHLVKNEMLKEEEVECRELYENILRKHLIDEKNQRARRFKVETQLLSWLQKYDLEMADKQVELDEFTTKYETEVQKCEELELKLAEQDKEYIPLMAEREEEYHQELTEKMNKFLLEHAARVIQCAWRDVLANRAEKKRLKKLQKKMQAAQAAAEAAEKKKGKK; encoded by the exons atggagACACAATCGTCAGGCACTCTTCAATCTCCATCTACCTATTCGGAAAGTTCAAAAACCGGTAGTAGCCGATCTTTAGGAAGCGCGAAAGATGAACCCGATTTTACAAAGGATAATT CTGCATCTCCCATTGATTTGGAGTGCCACATACAAGCAGAGCGCatcacaaaaattttaaatgaaacaatttacaaaacaaagatGGCGCTATGCCTGCCACACCTCGTGCAGGAGTACAAAACTCTGAGCTCCATATTATCCAACCAACACATGGAAGATTTGGTGTTCATTTTCGAACAGTATGATAATCCACTGTTCTCCACTAGTCTACTTAATTTGGATGCGTTGGAAGATATCAAAGCT GGTGATGTATCTCTGAAGAACCGGTTAAATCCTGAACTGGGTCACCTTgtctatatattaaatagctaCCCTCACCTGAAGCCGAAAGTCGAAGAAATGATTACAGAA ATGAAAGAAGAATATGCTGCATACGAtgaa tcAAGAAGAAGATTTCCAGGTTTAGAGTATTTGTTGACGTTGGAACATTTTCGTGACTTGATGATCAAACAGATGGACACTACAGCAGCAGAAGAGTTGGCTGCAAAATTGAACACCAGGAAACTAGAAGGCTCCAACGAGAGGcttattgaaaaaattaaag AATATACGCGGGATCTTAAAGAAGAAAATGAACGCTTTGAAGAAACAATGAGGATGAAGACAGATCTAATCGCGAGATTGGAGCAAGAATTAGCAATTTTGAACCGAGACGCGGAAGttaaacttaaaaagaaaat ACTAGATTCAGATCGGCAAATGGTGTTAGCAACTCGTGCGCATCTCGTAAAGAATGAAATGTTGAAAGAGGAAGAGGTCGAGTGTCGAGAATTGTATGAGAATATATTAAGGAAACATCTAATCGATGAGAAGAATCAACGAGCTCGCAG ATTTAAAGTGGAGACGCAATTATTATCATGGCTACAGAAGTATGATCTAGAAATGGCAGATAAGCAGGTGGAACTAGATGAGTTCACTACTAAGTATGAAACGGAGGTTCAGAAGTGTGAAGAGCTCGaa TTAAAACTAGCAGAACAGGACAAAGAATATATACCCCTGATGGCAGAAAGAGAAGAGGAATACCACCAGGAGCTGACGGAGAAGATGAACAAGTTTCTATTGGAGCACGCCGCTAGAGTCATACAGTGCGCTTGGAGAGATGTGCTGGCAAATAGAGCTGAGAAGAAACgg CTTAAGAAGCTGCAGAAGAAAATGCAAGCAGCTCAAGCCGCGGCCGAGGCAGCCGAGAAGAAAAAGGGAAAGAAATAA
- the LOC110994569 gene encoding dynein regulatory complex subunit 2 isoform X2: MSDEERARYLQHRADVEEEARRRKHELIARFIKNKLDKEESFSKINTAKINQEWRYILRRIKCRQMETDIQGMAASFNFLMERKNRLIESLTRAIEDSDEQHRRAFQAHTENLSYFLKIGTQRLDNLQAAYEHQKNDFLELWDKEEMEITDNDDKAEFKLMLINFIQERDFKSYKNEKDIERATLMNNARLEHEEEMRNLCRPMQLEIDFYWSKLRDVYNGYLEQHNPIMSHYLSLQEKDDFYQRDIFRNEIQIQQATYLEKMLQKIQKVNVMAKICSKYEYSADTFLEGIESDGISEDYENLDTAMIEEYKEFRKMDKFLLKVNRAKVQTMCLRSEKSKLAKENIQLKQYIKKYLTDLALKDGKERPVTSRHPDKETTYGKALYRPVTCIEGALSNAVLHEQRIKLEKQRLKEIGGVKSYPRVNCW, from the exons ATGTCTGACGAAGAACGGGCGAGGTATCTGCAGCACAGAGCTGACGTAGAAGAAGAAGCGAGGAGGAGAAAACATGAGTTGATTGCCCGGTTTATTAAA aataaattagACAAAGAAGAATCATTcagcaaaataaatacagctaAGATAAACCAAGAATGGCGCTACATACTGCGAAGAATAAAATGTCGGCAAATGGAAACAGATATTCAG GGGATGGCCGCCAGTTTCAATTTCCTCATGGAAAGAAAGAACCGACTCATCGAATCACTGACAAGGGCGATCGAAGATTCCGATGAACAGCACAGGCGAGCTTTTCAGGCACACACGGAAAATTTGAGCTATTTTCTAA AAATAGGCACGCAGAGATTAGACAATTTACAAGCTGCCTATGAGCACCAGAAAAACGATTTCTTAGAATTGTGGGATAAGGAAGAGATGGAAATCACAGACAACGACGACAAAGCAGAATTTAAGCTTatgttaataaactttatacaaGAGAGAGactttaaatcttataaaaatgaGAAAGACATTGAAAGAGCGACCTTAATGAACAACGCTCGGTTGGAG CATGAAGAAGAAATGCGAAATTTATGCCGACCAATGCAACTAGAAATAGACTTTTATTGGAGCAAATTACGTGACGTTTACAATGGTTACTTGGAACAACACAATCCAATTATGAGTCACTATCTATCTCTTCAGGAGAAAGACGATTTCTATCAAAGGGATATATTCAGAAATGAGATTCAAATACAACAGGCGACG tatctAGAGAAGATGCTTCAAAAGATACAAAAAGTAAATGTAATGGCAAAAATATGcagtaaatatgaatatagtGCTGATACTTTCCTAGAAGGGATTGAGAGTGATGGAATTTCAGAAGATTATGAGAACCTTGACACTGCTATGAta GAAGAATACAAGGAATTTAGAAAAATGGacaagtttttactaaaagttAATAGAGCCAAGGTCCAAACAATGTGCCTTAGAAGTGAAAAGTCTAAACTTGCTAAGGAAAATATACAACTGAAACAGTATATCAAGAAATACCTCACTGATTTGGCTTTAAAGGATGGCAAGGAAAGGCCAGTAACTTCAAGACATCCTGATAAAGAAACTACTTATGGGAAAGCATT ataTCGCCCCGTGACATGCATAGAAGGAGCTCTGTCAAATGCTGTATTACATGAACAGAGGATAAAACTGGAGAAGCAACGTCTCAAAGAAATAGGTGGAGTTAAGTCATACCCTCGAGTCAATTGTTGGTAG
- the LOC110994561 gene encoding differentially expressed in FDCP 6 yields MSALLKNVTNCIWHAFESLQNNEVVHKSKLKVLTANLGTLLDLYGVEKGLDHFRSTQELTFDEFRYYLQHEVFSSLPKTLTLPIAREFEKKISEVCWFVCRKNLLTREKPIFADNSVFKLFRIFCLLADLVQDADDSNRYVVVLQPSEAGLVAEQLVHCLGLRWDAADWEALGSSIGHFKWAAFLAVLEAKYCCDQQLHSKALVEAVDEIYDVFIEDIIKKGYLFKRGYLLPTMREYWCVLQPCALTYYKSSSQKEQCGRIAIDEYCSVEAAVGDGKIQKFQLITPERTFEFGTQDHKSRLQWVSALRQAAAVSGGAEGFQRRARAGRRGAGARREQEVRETRARLQHEVQARLAAEAQAQELVELAQKDNKKLEELKHAQVQLEKLLQEETQAKRDEEIVRALQARVLAEEWERREELERLQEEQNRMLEEERLKRKQFEMLQAEKEAQYREAERRLKELEEEKQKLDEELRAAQEKIQKTELNANAIHVQLRDLNPVLRNGERARRAISFVPTTKSSSDTLIDVRAIRHLKVLDNNDNM; encoded by the exons GTGCTAACAGCAAATCTCGGTACACTTCTAGACCTATATGGTGTGGAAAAGGGCCTGGACCACTTCCGGTCGACCCAGGAGCTGACCTTCGACGAGTTCCGGTATTATTTGCAGCATGAGGTCTTCAGTTCCCTACCGAAAACATTGACACTTCCAATTGCGAGGGAGTTTGAGAAGAAAATCAGTGAG gttTGTTGGTTTGTCTGTCGAAAAAACCTGCTCACTCGAGAAAAGCCAATCTTCGCTGACAATTCAGTCTTCAAGCTCTTCCGTATCTTCTGTCTTCTTGCTGACCTGGTACAAGACGCTGACGACTCGAACCGCTATGTT GTAGTCCTTCAACCATCTGAAGCAGGTTTAGTAGCTGAGCAGCTAGTACATTGTCTAGGGCTCCGCTGGGATGCAGCCGACTGGGAGGCTTTGGGATCCTCTATCGGCCATTTCAAATGGGCAGCCTTCCTCGCCGTGCTGGAGGCAAAGTACTGTTGCGACCAGCAATTACACTCCAAAGCCCTTGTTGAAGCTGTAGATGAGATTTACGATGTTTTTATTGaggatattattaaaaag GGCTACCTCTTCAAAAGAGGTTATCTATTACCGACAATGCGAGAATATTGGTGTGTTCTCCAACCCTGTGCCTTGACTTACTACAAAAGTTCGTCGCAGAAGGAGCAATGCGGAAGAATCGCCATAGACGAATATTGCTCTGTGGAAGCGGCAGTAGGCGATGGTAAAATTCAGAAGTTTCAGTTGATTACACCTGAGAGGACTTTTGAGTTTGGGACACAGGATCATAA GAGTCGTCTCCAATGGGTATCAGCCCTACGTCAGGCGGCGGCAGTCTCAGGAGGAGCGGAAGGCTTCCAAAGGCGGGCGAGGGCAGGGCGGAGAGGGGCAGGGGCGCGGAGGGAGCAGGAAGTGAGGGAGACAAGAGCTCGTCTTCAGCACGAAGTACAAGCGAGGCTGGCAGCAGAGGCTCAGGCACAG GAATTAGTAGAATTAGCGCAAAAGGACAACAAGAAATTAGAAGAATTAAAGCACGCTCAAGTACAGCTGGAGAAACTCCTTCAAGAAGAGACGCAGGCGAAAAGAGATGAAGAAATCGTTAGGGCTTTGCAAGCGAG GGTCCTAGCTGAAGAATGGGAGAGGAGAGAAGAGCTGGAAAGGCTTCAAGAAGAGCAAAATAGAATGTTAGAAGAGGAGAGACTGAAAAGGAAACAGTTTGAAATGTTACAGGCAGAAAAGGAAGCACAGTACAGAg AGGCGGAGCGTCGTCTTAAAGAGTTAGAAGAAGAGAAGCAGAAGTTGGACGAAGAGTTGCGCGCAGCTCAGGAGAAGATACAGAAGACTGAACTCAACGCTAATGCCATTCATGTGCAACTCAGG GATTTGAACCCAGTTCTACGTAACGGTGAGCGAGCCAGACGGGCCATCTCCTTCGTACCCACCACCAAAAGCTCATCAGACACTCTGATTGATGTCAGGGCTATAAGACATTTAAAAGTCCTcgataataatgataatatgtaA